Proteins encoded within one genomic window of Spirulina major PCC 6313:
- a CDS encoding IS630 family transposase (programmed frameshift): MVKKYVVRLSDEERQNLQEIVTTGKRAAALINHARILLKADCQQSPGWRDQDIKEALDISLRTIERVRKRFVEEGLEAALSPRPHPRRPRKLDGTTEAHLVALCCSEPPAGQGRWTLRLLAQQMVELDYVDDISHESVRPTAKKNELQPWRQSCWVIPPSQSAEFVWHMEAVLTVYQTDYTPNMPVICIDEASKQLVKETRLPIPAQPGQPERVDYEYERNGTANLFMVCEPMIGWRRVTVTERRTAVDYAHLLKTLVDIDYAQAQKIIVIQDNLNTHSPASLYKAFEPAEAQRILSRLEFCHTPKHGSWLNMAEIELSVLSRQCLSRRISDQETLKREVDAWQDERNHQETWIDWRFTTADARLKLQHLYPSIDC, encoded by the exons ATGGTCAAAAAATACGTTGTGCGCTTAAGTGACGAAGAACGACAAAACCTCCAGGAAATTGTCACCACGGGGAAACGGGCTGCGGCTCTGATTAATCATGCCCGAATTCTCCTCAAAGCCGATTGCCAGCAATCCCCCGGTTGGCGAGATCAGGATATAAAAGAAGCCCTTGATATCAGCCTTAGAACTATTGAGCGAGTGCGGAAACGATTTGTCGAAGAGGGGCTAGAGGCAGCCTTAAGCCCTCGCCCCCATCCCCGTCGCCCCCGAAAGTTGGATGGCACAACGGAGGCACACTTAGTGGCGTTGTGCTGTAGTGAACCGCCCGCAGGTCAGGGGCGATGGACGTTACGTTTGTTAGCACAGCAGATGGTGGAGTTGGACTATGTCGATGACATCAGCCATGAAAGCGTGCGGC CAACTGCTAAAAAAAACGAACTCCAACCCTGGCGACAAAGCTGTTGGGTAATTCCACCGAGCCAAAGCGCAGAGTTTGTCTGGCATATGGAGGCAGTCTTGACGGTCTATCAGACGGATTACACCCCAAACATGCCTGTGATTTGCATTGATGAAGCGAGCAAACAGTTAGTCAAAGAAACCCGCCTACCCATTCCGGCTCAACCGGGGCAGCCCGAACGGGTGGATTATGAATATGAGCGCAACGGGACAGCCAACCTGTTTATGGTCTGTGAACCGATGATTGGGTGGCGGCGCGTGACGGTCACAGAGCGTCGCACCGCAGTAGATTATGCCCACTTGCTCAAAACGTTAGTGGATATCGATTACGCCCAAGCCCAAAAAATCATTGTCATTCAGGATAATCTCAATACTCATTCCCCGGCCTCACTCTACAAAGCCTTTGAACCGGCAGAAGCACAACGCATCTTGAGTCGATTGGAATTTTGCCATACCCCCAAACATGGCAGTTGGCTGAATATGGCCGAGATTGAACTGAGTGTTTTGAGTCGTCAGTGCTTAAGTCGCCGGATTTCTGATCAGGAGACACTCAAGCGTGAAGTGGATGCCTGGCAAGACGAGCGCAATCATCAGGAAACATGGATTGATTGGCGATTTACAACGGCTGATGCCAGGCTAAAATTACAACATCTCTATCCGTCAATTGATTGTTGA
- a CDS encoding DUF3368 domain-containing protein encodes MIVDWTLAEEQQAAQLLINEQAARRVARSRNLPLIGTMGILVLAKRQGLLQSVKTVLDAMRKQGTWISERLHSGFHKIAVHRSPSIPLKKGEVAFSSFRNPLYQQIVALAQEE; translated from the coding sequence TTGATTGTTGACTGGACACTAGCCGAAGAACAACAAGCCGCTCAGTTATTAATCAATGAGCAAGCTGCGCGACGAGTTGCCCGGTCTCGAAATTTACCGTTAATTGGCACGATGGGGATTTTAGTTCTGGCCAAGCGACAGGGTTTACTCCAGTCCGTCAAAACTGTACTCGATGCAATGCGAAAGCAAGGAACTTGGATTTCCGAGCGGCTACATAGCGGTTTTCATAAAATTGCGGTACACAGATCCCCCTCAATCCCCCTTAAAAAGGGGGAAGTAGCGTTCTCATCTTTTCGCAATCCGCTGTATCAACAAATCGTGGCTTTAGCTCAGGAAGAATAA
- a CDS encoding glutathione S-transferase family protein yields MIDLYTAATPNGRKPAIALEEMGLPYTVHTIDLSQKEQFSPEFVALNPNSKIPVITDRDTGLTIFESGAILIYLAEKTGMLWPSDRAQRMDALQWLMFQMGSVGPMLGQLGHFRHSAPEPVPYGITRYEAETLRLFGVLDRQLSHRDYVAGAYSIADIALYPWIALYNHLQVSIEAYPHLTRWVNTLTARPAVQAGMARVNQKT; encoded by the coding sequence ATGATTGACCTTTATACCGCTGCCACGCCCAACGGTCGCAAACCTGCGATCGCCCTCGAAGAAATGGGACTCCCCTACACTGTCCACACCATTGACCTGTCCCAAAAAGAACAGTTCAGCCCCGAATTTGTCGCCCTCAACCCCAACAGCAAAATCCCGGTGATCACCGACCGGGATACGGGGCTGACGATTTTTGAATCCGGGGCGATTTTGATCTATTTGGCAGAAAAAACCGGGATGCTGTGGCCGAGCGATCGCGCTCAACGCATGGATGCACTGCAATGGTTGATGTTTCAGATGGGCAGCGTTGGGCCCATGCTCGGCCAGTTGGGGCATTTTCGCCACAGTGCCCCGGAACCCGTACCCTACGGCATCACCCGCTACGAAGCCGAAACCCTGCGCCTGTTCGGCGTTCTCGATCGGCAACTGAGCCACCGGGACTATGTAGCCGGAGCCTATTCCATTGCAGATATCGCCCTCTATCCCTGGATCGCCCTCTATAACCATCTCCAAGTCTCCATTGAGGCATATCCCCATCTCACCCGATGGGTGAACACCCTCACCGCTCGCCCGGCCGTCCAAGCGGGTATGGCTCGCGTCAATCAGAAGACCTAA
- a CDS encoding IS1 family transposase, with translation MECRLCGHPKTHKHGKMPNGHQRYFCPHCQQTFAESFDTLYYYRHVTPEQIEQVLQAHSEGTSLRGVSRISGLAYNTVVSIIRAASAKALLVHNDQVQGVETEDVSADEMWSFVKKNKQCLPEEVEVGDCWIAMSLADSSGLILTARVGKHTDELIEELVVSTEGKTHCQQWNSDNWGGYERVLPLEIEHYIGKDQTQRLERTNGIIRQQTGRWHRRQNKFGKLWQQTKVTVRLVVSYFNWIWQHSRYKSTAAQRAGLTDHRWSWQDILSFPTII, from the coding sequence ATGGAATGTCGGCTCTGCGGTCATCCCAAAACCCACAAACACGGCAAAATGCCCAATGGTCATCAACGCTACTTCTGCCCTCACTGCCAGCAAACCTTTGCCGAGAGTTTTGACACCCTCTACTACTATCGCCATGTTACTCCGGAGCAGATTGAGCAAGTACTTCAAGCCCACAGTGAAGGCACTAGCTTGCGAGGAGTCAGCCGCATCAGCGGATTAGCCTATAACACCGTGGTCAGTATTATTCGTGCCGCCAGTGCTAAAGCTTTGCTGGTTCATAACGACCAAGTGCAGGGCGTGGAAACGGAGGACGTGAGTGCTGATGAGATGTGGTCATTCGTGAAAAAAAACAAACAATGCTTGCCCGAAGAAGTTGAAGTAGGCGATTGCTGGATTGCGATGAGTTTGGCAGATTCGAGCGGGTTAATCTTGACAGCACGAGTGGGGAAACACACCGATGAACTGATTGAAGAACTGGTGGTGAGCACGGAGGGAAAGACCCATTGCCAGCAATGGAATAGTGACAACTGGGGAGGATATGAGCGGGTACTGCCGCTGGAAATTGAGCACTACATTGGCAAAGACCAAACGCAACGGTTGGAGCGTACCAATGGAATTATCAGGCAGCAGACGGGTAGGTGGCATCGACGACAGAACAAGTTTGGCAAACTGTGGCAGCAGACAAAGGTGACGGTGCGTTTAGTGGTGAGTTATTTCAACTGGATCTGGCAGCACAGTCGCTACAAGAGCACGGCGGCACAACGAGCAGGATTGACTGACCATCGCTGGAGTTGGCAGGATATCCTCTCCTTCCCCACAATAATCTAA
- a CDS encoding alanine/glycine:cation symporter family protein: MGLTALLICAIAPRAFAQDAAVTGADAIFKPIVDVMSVLLFFKIGGENGFPFIVLWLFIAAIFFTLRMGFINVRGFKHAIEVVQGKFDDPNDEGEVSHFQALATAVSGTVGLGNIAGVAVAIQLGGPGAMVWLTLAGFCGMVTKFVECTLAVKYRRIASDGTVLGGPMYYLTRGLSPKGMRPLGKGLAVLFCILCLGGSLGGANMFQSNQAYAAINGLVPGIPAWLFGLVLAGLAGFVIIGGIRRIGAVAEKLVPAMAVIYAVACLFVIVVNIAEVPAAVATIFREAFAPSAAVGGIVGVMVQGIRRSSFSNEAGVGSAAIAHSAARTDEHIREGIVALLEPFIDTVVICNMTAIAIVLSGVYQDTGDELSGVAMTSNAFASVISWFPIVLSIAVCLFAFSTIISWSYYGIQAWSYLFGSETTIIFKVIYIVCTFLGCLTSLGLIIDFSDLMLLGMAFPNLIGCYILSNEVASDLKDYWDRLSSGNMLTYE, encoded by the coding sequence ATGGGCTTAACGGCTCTCCTCATCTGTGCGATCGCACCCCGTGCCTTTGCCCAGGATGCCGCTGTTACCGGGGCCGATGCCATCTTCAAACCCATCGTGGACGTGATGTCCGTCCTGCTCTTTTTTAAAATTGGGGGCGAAAATGGATTCCCTTTCATTGTGCTGTGGCTCTTTATCGCTGCCATCTTCTTCACCTTGCGGATGGGTTTTATCAATGTGCGCGGCTTTAAGCACGCCATAGAAGTCGTCCAAGGCAAATTTGACGACCCCAATGACGAAGGGGAAGTCTCCCACTTTCAAGCCCTCGCCACTGCTGTTTCCGGAACCGTCGGCCTCGGTAATATTGCCGGGGTTGCCGTCGCCATTCAGTTAGGCGGCCCCGGCGCGATGGTCTGGCTGACCCTGGCGGGTTTTTGCGGCATGGTCACTAAGTTTGTGGAATGCACCCTGGCGGTGAAATATCGCCGCATCGCCAGTGACGGAACCGTCTTAGGCGGGCCGATGTATTACCTGACGCGGGGTTTATCCCCCAAGGGGATGCGTCCCCTGGGGAAAGGATTGGCGGTGTTGTTCTGCATTCTCTGCCTGGGTGGGAGCCTTGGCGGGGCGAATATGTTTCAGTCCAACCAAGCCTACGCTGCGATTAATGGCTTAGTGCCCGGCATCCCAGCATGGCTGTTTGGGCTTGTGCTTGCAGGTTTGGCGGGCTTCGTGATTATTGGCGGGATTCGTCGCATCGGGGCCGTGGCGGAAAAACTCGTCCCGGCAATGGCGGTGATCTATGCAGTTGCTTGTCTGTTCGTGATTGTGGTCAATATCGCTGAAGTTCCGGCCGCTGTAGCGACGATCTTCCGGGAAGCCTTTGCACCCTCTGCCGCTGTGGGTGGCATCGTTGGGGTCATGGTGCAGGGGATTCGCCGTAGTTCGTTTTCCAATGAAGCCGGTGTGGGTTCAGCCGCGATCGCACACTCCGCCGCCCGTACCGATGAACATATCCGCGAAGGTATCGTGGCACTGCTTGAGCCGTTCATTGATACCGTCGTAATCTGTAACATGACGGCGATCGCGATCGTCCTCAGCGGTGTTTACCAAGATACTGGCGACGAATTAAGCGGTGTGGCGATGACCTCCAACGCCTTCGCCTCCGTGATTAGTTGGTTTCCCATCGTCTTGAGCATTGCGGTGTGTTTATTTGCCTTCTCCACGATTATTTCCTGGAGCTATTACGGCATCCAAGCCTGGAGCTATTTATTCGGCTCCGAAACTACGATCATCTTCAAAGTGATCTACATCGTCTGCACCTTCTTAGGTTGCTTAACCAGCTTGGGTTTGATCATCGACTTCAGCGATTTAATGTTACTCGGTATGGCATTCCCTAACTTGATCGGCTGTTACATTCTTTCCAATGAAGTCGCCAGTGATTTGAAAGACTATTGGGATCGATTAAGCTCCGGCAATATGTTGACCTACGAATAA
- a CDS encoding universal stress protein encodes MTLFTTNNVLVPIDFSEEAYTTLTETLEFVGDPAKLHILHVLTSLEPTEPGVVWQTVDNQARMEKVKKTFYDRFPDESYQKIKFSVVIGSPSSEIIDYAQTNAIELIVISASGRTGVSQFFLGSVAERVVRHAKCPVLVNRG; translated from the coding sequence ATGACTCTATTTACAACCAATAATGTTTTGGTTCCCATTGACTTTTCTGAAGAGGCCTATACAACCCTGACGGAGACCCTCGAATTTGTGGGTGATCCGGCTAAACTACATATTTTGCATGTGCTCACCTCATTGGAGCCAACCGAGCCGGGGGTAGTGTGGCAAACCGTGGACAATCAAGCCCGCATGGAAAAGGTTAAAAAAACGTTTTACGATCGCTTCCCGGACGAGAGTTATCAAAAAATAAAGTTTTCTGTGGTGATCGGGAGTCCAAGCTCAGAAATTATTGACTATGCCCAGACAAACGCCATTGAGTTGATTGTCATTTCCGCCAGTGGTCGTACGGGGGTGTCGCAGTTTTTCCTAGGGTCTGTGGCGGAACGAGTGGTGCGCCATGCCAAATGTCCGGTGTTGGTGAATCGGGGTTAA
- a CDS encoding ABC transporter permease, with product MELRESITMAVRTLMNYRLRTALTMLGIVIGNASVITMVGIGQGAQNLAEDEFESLGPNTLFVVPGSQQERRTSFEVPQTLVLADAEAIASQVPAVDGVAPQIVAQRVISFQGRNVNNQVIGTSPEFLAVRSFDMAQGRFFNDTDLTRNTRVAVLGSETAVKLLGDSEPIGQRIRVGNVSFEVVGVMEPKGAFLGENQDEAVYIPITTMANQVTGNTSPYGLQVTIISVSARDEESINAAQFQIENLLRLRHQITDEDDFSVRTQKDVLGIVTRVTGGLTLMLVAIAAISLLVGGIGVMNIMLVSVTERTQEIGLRKALGAKETNILSQFLIEAVIVSAIGGVVGTVIGAGGIGLLTLTTPLKSTVSPVAVILSLSVSSGIGLFFGVIPARRAAKLDPIVALRSL from the coding sequence ATGGAACTCCGCGAAAGTATCACCATGGCGGTTCGCACCCTAATGAACTATCGATTGCGCACGGCGTTAACGATGCTGGGAATTGTGATTGGCAATGCGTCGGTGATTACGATGGTGGGCATTGGGCAAGGGGCGCAGAATTTGGCAGAGGATGAGTTTGAATCTTTGGGGCCAAACACCTTATTTGTCGTGCCGGGGTCGCAACAGGAACGCCGGACATCCTTTGAAGTGCCCCAAACCTTGGTGTTGGCCGATGCTGAAGCGATCGCGTCCCAAGTACCCGCCGTTGATGGAGTCGCCCCGCAAATCGTCGCCCAACGGGTGATTTCATTTCAAGGGCGGAATGTGAATAATCAAGTGATTGGCACTAGTCCTGAGTTTCTGGCGGTGCGGAGCTTTGATATGGCCCAGGGTCGATTTTTTAACGATACGGATCTGACACGGAATACAAGGGTGGCGGTGTTGGGCAGTGAAACGGCGGTGAAACTCTTGGGAGACAGCGAACCCATCGGGCAGCGGATTCGCGTCGGCAATGTGAGCTTTGAGGTGGTGGGTGTGATGGAGCCAAAGGGGGCATTTTTAGGAGAAAACCAAGATGAGGCGGTGTATATCCCGATCACCACCATGGCGAATCAGGTGACGGGCAACACGTCCCCCTACGGCCTTCAGGTGACGATCATTTCCGTCAGTGCGCGGGATGAAGAGAGTATCAATGCGGCTCAGTTCCAGATTGAAAACTTGCTGCGTCTGCGCCACCAGATTACCGATGAGGATGATTTTTCAGTGCGAACCCAAAAGGATGTTTTGGGGATTGTGACACGGGTGACGGGGGGATTAACGCTGATGCTGGTGGCGATCGCGGCGATTTCCCTCCTCGTCGGCGGCATTGGGGTGATGAATATCATGCTCGTCTCCGTCACCGAACGCACCCAGGAAATCGGCCTGCGTAAAGCCCTGGGAGCCAAGGAAACCAATATTCTCAGTCAATTTTTGATCGAAGCGGTGATTGTTTCTGCGATTGGGGGAGTCGTGGGCACGGTGATCGGTGCAGGAGGGATCGGGCTGCTGACCCTCACCACGCCCTTAAAATCCACCGTTTCCCCCGTTGCGGTGATCCTGTCCCTCAGCGTTTCGAGCGGGATTGGTCTGTTCTTTGGGGTCATTCCCGCCCGCCGTGCCGCCAAGCTTGACCCCATCGTTGCCCTGCGGAGCTTGTGA
- a CDS encoding quaternary amine ABC transporter ATP-binding protein, whose translation MDASEVKIRIENLIKIYGEKPQQALKLFRDGRGREDILSATGHVLGIADVSMTIQKGELFVVMGLSGSGKSTLVRCINRLIEPTSGQIYIDDEDVAHVDQNRIREVRRTKVAMVFQRFGLFPHQTVAQNVAYGLKVRGLSDTEQRKKALEVLDVVGLTQWADYLPSSLSGGMQQRVGLARALATDAEILLMDEAFSALDPLIRREMQDELLRLQAELHKTIVFISHDIQEALKIGDRVAVMKDGYIVQTGTPEDLLTHPADDYIRAFTQDVNRAQVLKTGSIARQTVPVILGQDSVKAAWQQMQDHDLRQMYVVNRNARPVGMVRQSVIQQAMRDGCEDIGTVMERDFPQVQATTSLEEIFHLCQHNRPIAVTNQDGKFKGVVEQSDVLASIGRLTEETDNDSVTDLTWEPLAS comes from the coding sequence ATGGATGCTTCGGAAGTGAAAATTCGGATTGAAAACTTAATCAAAATATATGGAGAAAAACCTCAACAGGCATTAAAGCTCTTTCGAGATGGACGAGGCCGCGAAGATATTCTGAGCGCCACGGGACATGTGCTAGGCATTGCTGATGTTTCCATGACCATCCAGAAAGGTGAACTCTTTGTGGTCATGGGTCTGTCTGGGTCGGGAAAATCCACCCTCGTGCGCTGCATCAATCGGTTGATTGAACCCACCAGCGGGCAGATCTACATTGACGATGAAGATGTGGCCCATGTGGATCAAAATCGTATCCGCGAAGTGCGGCGGACTAAGGTGGCGATGGTGTTCCAACGTTTTGGACTCTTTCCCCACCAAACGGTTGCGCAAAATGTTGCCTATGGCTTGAAGGTGCGTGGCCTCAGCGATACGGAACAGCGCAAAAAAGCTCTCGAAGTCCTTGATGTAGTTGGTCTGACGCAATGGGCGGATTATTTGCCCTCCTCCCTCAGTGGTGGGATGCAGCAGCGGGTCGGATTGGCCCGCGCTTTGGCTACAGATGCCGAAATTTTGCTGATGGATGAAGCCTTCAGTGCCCTCGATCCCCTGATTCGACGGGAAATGCAGGATGAATTACTGCGGTTGCAGGCGGAACTCCATAAGACCATTGTATTCATCAGCCACGATATTCAAGAGGCGCTCAAGATCGGCGATCGCGTCGCCGTCATGAAAGATGGCTACATCGTGCAAACCGGAACCCCCGAAGACCTCCTGACCCATCCCGCCGACGACTACATCCGCGCCTTCACCCAAGATGTGAACCGCGCCCAAGTCCTCAAAACCGGCTCCATTGCCCGGCAAACCGTCCCCGTCATCCTCGGTCAGGATTCCGTGAAAGCCGCCTGGCAGCAAATGCAGGATCATGATTTGCGACAGATGTATGTTGTGAACCGCAATGCCCGGCCAGTGGGGATGGTGCGCCAATCCGTCATCCAGCAAGCGATGCGGGACGGATGTGAAGACATTGGCACTGTGATGGAACGGGATTTTCCCCAAGTCCAGGCGACGACCAGTCTCGAAGAGATTTTTCATCTCTGTCAGCACAATCGACCCATTGCCGTCACCAACCAGGACGGCAAGTTTAAAGGCGTAGTGGAACAGTCCGATGTGCTCGCCAGTATTGGGCGACTCACAGAAGAGACAGACAACGACAGCGTCACCGATTTAACCTGGGAGCCGTTGGCGAGCTAA
- a CDS encoding ABC transporter permease → MLEIFETYTIPLGDWFEVIVQFVVDNFRPVFQAIRAPVNVVLTGIEAFFQWLPPLVLILAIGLIAWQVASRGIAIYSIFALFFVGFLGAWSQAMTTLALVLTAVFFCILIGIPLGILSAWNQRFEQTMRPVLDAMQTLPAFVYLVPVVMLFGIGEVPGVIVTFIFAVPPLIRLTNIGIQQVSEEVVEAAIAFGSTPRQILWEAQIPLAMPTILAGVNQAIMLALSMVVIASMISVEGLGQMVLRGIGRLDVGLATVGGISIVLIAVMLDRLTQAIGKPHRLPWRKRGPVGLVLSLIQGKTRPQNAAS, encoded by the coding sequence GTGCTAGAAATTTTTGAAACCTATACCATTCCCCTCGGCGATTGGTTTGAGGTTATCGTGCAATTCGTTGTGGATAACTTCCGCCCCGTCTTCCAAGCCATTCGCGCCCCCGTCAATGTAGTTTTGACTGGCATTGAAGCCTTCTTTCAATGGCTCCCCCCCTTGGTGTTGATCCTGGCCATCGGGTTGATTGCATGGCAGGTGGCCAGTCGGGGGATTGCGATCTATAGCATTTTTGCCCTGTTCTTTGTGGGCTTTTTAGGAGCATGGTCGCAAGCCATGACCACCCTGGCATTAGTGCTCACTGCCGTCTTTTTCTGCATCTTAATTGGTATTCCCCTCGGCATTTTGTCAGCCTGGAATCAACGTTTTGAACAAACAATGCGGCCGGTTCTAGATGCGATGCAAACTTTACCGGCCTTTGTCTATTTAGTGCCGGTGGTGATGTTATTTGGCATTGGTGAAGTACCGGGGGTTATTGTGACGTTTATCTTCGCAGTTCCCCCGCTCATTCGTCTGACGAATATTGGCATTCAGCAAGTGTCTGAAGAAGTGGTTGAAGCGGCGATCGCTTTCGGATCAACCCCCCGCCAAATCCTGTGGGAAGCCCAAATTCCCCTCGCCATGCCCACCATCCTCGCCGGAGTTAACCAAGCAATTATGCTTGCCCTCTCCATGGTTGTCATCGCCTCAATGATTTCCGTCGAAGGGCTAGGGCAAATGGTCCTACGAGGCATCGGACGCTTAGACGTGGGGCTTGCCACCGTTGGTGGCATCAGCATCGTCCTGATCGCCGTCATGCTCGATCGCCTCACCCAAGCCATCGGCAAACCCCACCGTCTACCCTGGCGCAAGCGTGGCCCCGTCGGTCTTGTGTTGTCCTTAATCCAAGGCAAAACACGCCCTCAAAACGCCGCGTCATAG
- the proX gene encoding glycine betaine/L-proline ABC transporter substrate-binding protein ProX, whose protein sequence is MIKLNFKSLTFGTVLAGLLLGSVACQSGSTDPETTTEGDDTEATANGDLPGEGITVSSAHSSLQEERFQTEIVNRALQALGYETEEPAEIEYATMYVAIANGDLDYTPVNWEKLHAEFYENSGGDDKLDAIGVITPNVLQGYQIDKATADAEGITSLEQLQDPEIAALFDTDGNGKANLTGCNPGWGCELVIEHHLDAYDLRDTVEHDQGQYSALIADTITRYEQDEPVLFYTWTPLWLAGVLEPGEDTIWLEVPFTDLPAEQGEVSEAETTAEGINLGFAVDRLKIVANQEFIADNPAAEALFELVQVPIEDISAQNKLMQDGEDSAEDIARHVDGWIEDNQATFDAWIEAAKAAAES, encoded by the coding sequence ATGATCAAACTGAATTTCAAATCTTTAACCTTTGGCACTGTCTTAGCCGGTCTTTTGCTCGGTTCTGTGGCCTGTCAATCCGGCAGCACCGACCCGGAGACCACCACCGAAGGCGACGACACCGAAGCCACCGCCAATGGTGACTTGCCTGGGGAAGGCATCACCGTTAGCTCTGCCCATAGTAGTTTGCAAGAAGAGCGGTTCCAAACCGAAATCGTCAATCGGGCCTTACAAGCCCTGGGCTATGAAACCGAAGAACCCGCCGAAATCGAATATGCAACGATGTATGTGGCGATCGCCAACGGTGATCTCGACTACACCCCCGTCAACTGGGAAAAACTCCACGCCGAATTCTATGAAAATAGTGGCGGCGATGACAAACTGGATGCCATCGGTGTCATTACCCCCAATGTGCTGCAAGGCTATCAAATCGACAAAGCCACCGCCGATGCCGAAGGCATTACCAGCCTCGAACAACTCCAAGACCCCGAAATTGCCGCCCTCTTCGACACCGACGGCAACGGCAAAGCCAACTTAACCGGCTGTAACCCCGGTTGGGGGTGTGAATTGGTGATTGAACACCATTTAGATGCTTACGACCTGCGCGACACCGTTGAGCATGATCAAGGTCAATATTCCGCCCTCATTGCCGATACCATTACCCGCTACGAACAGGATGAGCCGGTTCTGTTCTATACCTGGACTCCCCTCTGGTTGGCGGGGGTCTTAGAACCCGGTGAAGATACCATTTGGCTAGAAGTGCCCTTCACCGATTTGCCCGCAGAACAAGGGGAGGTGTCTGAAGCGGAAACCACGGCGGAAGGTATCAATCTCGGCTTTGCTGTAGACCGCTTGAAAATTGTCGCCAACCAAGAGTTCATTGCGGACAATCCCGCTGCTGAAGCACTGTTCGAGTTGGTGCAAGTTCCCATCGAAGATATCAGTGCTCAAAACAAACTGATGCAGGATGGGGAAGATTCCGCTGAAGATATTGCTCGCCATGTCGATGGGTGGATCGAGGACAATCAAGCAACCTTTGATGCTTGGATTGAGGCCGCAAAAGCCGCCGCTGAGTCGTAA